TTCAATAGGAAACCTTCTAAAAAGTCCTGGAGCAATTAATTAAAAGATGCCCTAAAATCGAGAGGAGAAAGATTTGTTTTGTTTTTAAACAATTTGCTAAAGGACTGCGAGTGTTCAAAACCTAATTCAAAAGCTATTTCTCCAACGGATAAATCCGTGGCAGAAAGTTTCTCTTTTGCAATCGCAATTAGTTTTTCATGAATGTGATTTTGCGTACTCAAACCTGTTAAAGATTTTAAGCAATTGGAAAGATAATTAGGAGTAACATTCAGCTCATTTGCGACAAACTGCACGGTAGGCAATCCTTGATTTCTCAAACTATTCCTTTTGAAATACTCATTTAGCACATCCTCCAAGCGAGTAAGTAAGCTATGATTTTGCTTCCTTCTGGTAAGAAACTGCCTTTCGTAAAAACGCTCAGCATAATTCAGTAATAATTCGATTTGAGAAATAATTATTCCTTGGCTAAACTGATCAATTGAAGCCTGATATTCCAGCTGAATATTCAACATTAATTGCTCCATGATCTGTTCCTCTTTTTCGGATAGAAAAAGAGATTCTGTTACTGCGTATTCAAAGAAAGAATATTCTTTTATCCGCTTCGCCAAAGACGTGTTCCAGATAAAATCAGGATGGATCAGCAAGATCCACCCTGATGGCTTTTTATTCGGATCACTTTCTAAATACGCTACATTCAATATCTGATTGGGAGCAAAAAAAGACATCATCCCCTCGTCAAAATCGTACTCCATTTGTCCGTAACGGTATTTCCCGGGAACATCCTTTTTAATAGAAATAGAAAAATAGCCAAGAAGCCAACTCACATGATTGTACTCA
Above is a window of Algoriphagus machipongonensis DNA encoding:
- a CDS encoding helix-turn-helix domain-containing protein, whose translation is MKSTPIVKVNSISEFHKFRGLKPPLHPLVSLIDYSTVKYFPEYNHVSWLLGYFSISIKKDVPGKYRYGQMEYDFDEGMMSFFAPNQILNVAYLESDPNKKPSGWILLIHPDFIWNTSLAKRIKEYSFFEYAVTESLFLSEKEEQIMEQLMLNIQLEYQASIDQFSQGIIISQIELLLNYAERFYERQFLTRRKQNHSLLTRLEDVLNEYFKRNSLRNQGLPTVQFVANELNVTPNYLSNCLKSLTGLSTQNHIHEKLIAIAKEKLSATDLSVGEIAFELGFEHSQSFSKLFKNKTNLSPLDFRASFN